ctttttcttttttggttttttgagacagggtttctctatgtagccttggctgtcctggacttgctttgtagacgaggctggcctcgaactcacagcgatccgcctgcctctgcctcccgaatgctgggattaaaggcatgcaccaccacgcccggcttgaattttggtttctttaaacacagaaatactataaagatatgttttcattttaatcccaggtgtggggatatggggcaaCTATGCCGCAGCTGACTACGATTggtctcatgctctagcagaggcatgatttttgccagctgcagatttGTGTGAACTTTGGagttctggggacttttcagagggtaaataaatgctagagccccaggccaggcatggtggtacactcctgtaatcctagcactggggagacagaggcagggggatctctgtgagttagaggccagcctggtctacaaagtcagtccaggacagccaaggatacacagagaaaccctgtctcaaaaaaccaaaaaaagcaaaaaacaaaacaacaaaaaatgccagAGCCCCAATAGGTGGATGGTTGCTGGTCATTCAAGGGAGTTGTTGGTTGCtatttgttaagtagtcatgcacaaaaaagcaagaaatttAGGTATCTGACAATAAAGAtgaaacttgccccaaggagcttgaCACTGCTACtcagcaggaagtggtctaaGGGTACCATCACCccctttccagcccctcactttATTCAGgaatctctttcctcttttttctctcataCCTAGTGTTGAGGTTCAAAGGGAATAATAAAAGGGGTGGAGAAAGGttgaagaacccacaaagtagctaaaGCCCCctcaacagggtctctctgtgtagccctggaactcactctgtagaccagtgaGTCAAGTGTTGCTAATCTAGATGGGCAGCCTTCAGCTCACCTCAGCATAGGTACCCAGGAGTTATGAGACCCCTCTTCACAAACTTTCTGCCTCCAAGGAAACATATCAAAGTTAACTATTTAGAGGGATGCAGGTGGGAGTAGATGCAGTTCAATTATTTGgggcttttaaaatgttaattttaaactgggcatggtggcacacgcctgtaatcctagcagtcagggaggcagaggcaggaggatctctgagtttaaggtcagcctggtctataaagcaagctcaagacagccaaggctacacagagaaaccctgtcctgaaaatatatttaaactttttttttctgagaaaaattttaatgtccattttatacatgtattttaGTCATTTCATCCCTTTTCCCTCTGAACCCTTCTTCCCAAATCTTCTTAGttctatcttcttttttatttatttttggttttcgagacagcgtttctctgtgtagccttgactgtcctggactcactttgtagatgaggctggccttgaactcacagtgatccacctgcctctgcctccccagcgctgggcccatcttgttttttaaatgtgaccTAGTTTAATTAGGTTGCACACAGAGGTGTGGGTAGAACGTTATTTCTTGAAGAATGAGAACCATTTCAGTGGCTACACCACTCAAGAAAATggttctccccgccccccaacccttAACTTAGATCCTCAGAGAGGGGTAGGATGCAACCCTGTCCCTGGTGAAATGTTGGGTCCAGACTTAGACACATTTGGAGTACTTTACAGAAGGGAGGTACATGTGGTCCTGAGCATGAGAGGCTGAGGCTGTTAGGGCAGGCAGCCAGGAGCACCTGTGTTCTTGCCTGCTACTGACTAGGTTATTCAAGGGCACACCGGCCAGCTACTCCTCCGCAGGCCCTGCTTGGTGTCACCTAGATTAGACTCGAGTTCCTGCCAATCCTCTTGCTTCTCAAGTACTGGGACTTTAGCACTGCGTTCCTAGTTAAGTATTTGTAAACAATACTAGCAAGCACATGGAAAATCTGCTCCCCAAGCAATCATCAAATTTATATCTATTCTAAAAACGTCATATGCATGATTAAACCTGGCGAGAGGTGCCCAGGACATCAGCAGCTACATTCTGGGGCGCACTGCCTGCTCAAGTCCAGGGTTACTATCCAGGCAGAAATGCGGAATGCAGCAGGGTGCAAAGGCCCTGGCCAAGCTGGTCACTCAACCTCACAGCAACTTCCTAAAAAGCAGCATCTTAAAGGGGACATGCCTCATTCTCCAAGCAGACACTGTAGCTACTAGAGAAAGCAGTAATGCTCAAAGAAGCAAATCCTCTTCAGGGGCTGGCGGGATTGTTCGGCGGTCtgtggacctgagttcattcctgGGCCCAGAGGGAAAGCTGACTGAgaaagttggcctctgacctccacacaggcaaTGTGACAAATAACACACCCCCCcccataaataaaatgtaaaagaaaattctgaCTTTAGGCTTAGTTGTAGAGTGCACCCTTTTAAACTAACTTTTGTAAGGAGAAACCCTTAAGATCGGCAGACCTGGGCTCTGCCCATCCATGCCTACAGATTTCCTAGAGCCCTCAGGCCCAGAGAAGGTAGCAAGGGCTAAAAAGTAAGGGAGAATTTTGCCTTGGGAGCCATGAGGGCAGGAAAATAAACCCATCGCCTGTTCAGCACAAAACACAATGTTCCTCACCTACATCACACAGCCTATCAAATACTGAAATACCTAGGATAAAGCAGGCTCACTTGAAGGATGAAGATGGGAAAAAGTTCACAACACATTCCATTTGCTGGATACTTTTAATAAAGTGAGGTTTACACTGTTGATATTAAAGAAtagtcatatacacacataaaataaaacctcttAGGCTCAGGTGGGAAGCCCAAAAATGCACATGAGAAACAGAAGTCATGCATGGGGGGAGGAGTCTGACATGTGATCAGATAGCAGACGGAACAGGGGCCACCCTAGGATGGAGAGACCCTAAAATTATATGGAGCCAGATTGTTTTTAACCTTAAAAATGTCTGAGCACcattttaaaagcaagcaagcacaaaTATTTCCTACTGAGGTCATGGGTGGGGACACACACCCTTTCCAAGTACAAACACGCCTGGTACCCAACAGTTCCATGCATACACTCGACATGTGGAGCATGTGGCATTGGGTGTTGTCAGGATGCCATGTCCTGTCACACACAGTGCTGTGCTAGGAACCAGACAGTTATAGCCAAGGACAAGTCCTACTTAAGGCATTGCCTGACACAGCTATCTCTGAAGAACTGGTACTGTTATTTCCAGACATGGGACACCTTAGCCTTCAGTgacattttacatataaataggCATAAATAAAACCATCCTGCATACTGAAGCCTAGGAAGACGGTTCGCACAGAGCAGACCCAGAGAGGGAGCAGTGGCTCTCACCTAAAGCACTCTGATAGAATGTAGACCATAATGGAAATGCCTCTCATGTAAACACCTGGCTGGCTACATTTACAGTGGCCTCAGGAGTATAGAGACTCATTAGCCCCGCCCCAAGTTTTctatttaaatcttaaaaatgataCACACCAGTTGTAATTATTTAGGTTATAAATGTTTCTAATGTAGCAGCAGAAGATGTTTGtagaaaaaatatacttttaagaaaatagctgaaaaaaatctaaagtataaaacgtttaaaaaatatatcttaagaCAAAATATTGcccaaaaacatttaaaacttaattttagaaAGTCCGCCTATCTAGTTTAAAATGGACTAGACACAGCTGTGGCACACCACCCTCCTCAGTGATCACAGCCTCACAGCAACTGGAAAATGAAGCCCAGGGCTTCAGAGAGCTCAGTTCCTGGAGATGGCATCTGCTCCGTTCTCCTCAGGGAACTCCAGGGCTGCCAACCTTGCAGAGGAAAATCTGTCCAGAATATTTTCAGTCAGACAGAGGTGGGGCTTCTGGTTGAAGAGTCAGAGCCCCTCTTGGAACAAGTGCTTGTCTGTCTCTGGGTCCCAGTACAGTGAGCTCCATGGGGAGTGTGGCCCTGTCCTTGGCCCACGAGGGCCTCCTCTCAGGTTTCCACCAAAATCTCTACCACATGGTCCAGCTCAGCCAGGTCAGCCTTGCAagtggagctgggaggagcagaggctgcAGTCAAGCTCTCGAGGCCATGACTGAGGCTGGGCTTGCTGCCACTCATCATTCCTGTTAGCACCGTGTCCAGGTCATAGTAGGAACTGTCCACATCTGAGAAGAGCTCCTCCACTGAGCTGGGGCTTTTGTTCTCCAGGGTCTCAAATATCTGGTCCAGTGACTTCTGGAAGGTTCCCCGGTTTTCTTGTGGGTTGTCCATCTCCCATAGGCTGCTCTGAGGGTTCCTTTGCCCCTGTACTGAGCCGATTATGGGAAGCTCGGAAACCGAGCTTTGTAAGGGACCGTCTTCCAGTTCAGAAGTGGGGTGCTCGCCCTCAGCTCCTCTTGCTGTACGACACAGgatctctgtggacaccaggcggTCAACTGGTGCCCGTTCTACATTCTGGGGTGCCATTCCATGCCACACGCCATCCCGGCTCATTTCCTCCTGGATCTGCCGGACTGTGTTGGCGATGAGGACCGAGCGGCAGAGGTTGGGCTCCACTAGCATATGGCAGAGCTGGAGCTTGACCAGGGACATGTCCAGGAGTGACTGCCGCTGCAGGCTATAGGAAGGGACGGTGCCAAAACCCTCTACTCCTTCCTCCTGGTCACCGTATTTCCTCTTCAGTCCTCTAGCAAACATCCTGTCCTGTGGGAACCAAGGAAGACACCATTTAGCAAACCTCGCCCTCCTGGCTGACAGTACCCAGGACAGTTTCTGATAGCTAGAGAAAGGTGACAACACAGAAGTGCCAGAGACACCATCTAGGAGGCTGCCTAAGGCACAGGCTCTATTACAGACAACAAAGCAAGTTGTAGCACAATTTTCATGAATGGATAAGTGAACATAAATAGGAGAAATGTGTTGTTTGCTTAAGGTGGTGTTGTTGCCTTGAGATAGCATCTCAGGCTTAACTTGTGATCCCCTTGCCTCCGTCTCCCCAGACCTGAGGTTAAAAACATGTCAGTACACCCTGCTACAGAAATGCAGTTCACAGAGAGTAAAAATGTGGGCACTGGGACAAGAGCTCTGGTCTCTATGCTTGTGTGACAAGATCttttagctgctaagccatctctccaatccctggacatttaaatttcaaataatacttatgaatttttttttttatagacacaAAAAGGctaccttttcttctttcaaagtcACAGATCTTCATGTATTATGTGACCGCTTGAGTATTCTAATGAAATGAAAGCTAAGGTTCATGTAAAAACTTGTGCAAGAATGTTCACAGTCCTCTATTCACAGCTGCCCCAAACTTGGAAATAATCCAGTTGAAAGAACCCACTGGAACTATGGGCCAGAGGAAAGCATCTCCAGAGGCCACACCCCAGACAACACTGTTCTTACACTCATGCAGCGGCAAGACAAGGCACCAGCTAGCCATAGGGGGTGGGTGCAGATCTGAGGTGAGAGCCTGCCTGGACAAGTGTGCTGGCCGCACAGTGCCTGCCTCCCAACACATCCACGTCAACCTACATGAAGGAGTGGAGAACAATGCAGTGTCAAGTTCTgcaacttcatatgaaaacttAAGACTCAGTGTTGAGACCTAGTGCTGACAGCTCACTGTTCCCTACAGGACTATCCCCAGTGAAGCAAGCGGGTGGTACTGCCCATGTTGCCCCCTCAAGTTTTATCACCTACCTTGTACTGAAGGAAAGGAGCTTACTACCCATGTATAAATATTACAGGGACCAGAGAAACGGCTCAgtaagaacactggctcttcttccagaggatccaggctcaattcccagtactacatggtggctcaaaaccacctgtaactcaagctccaggaaatccagtgCCCTATTCTGATCCCCCAAGAGCGCCAGGAATGCACATACTATATGCGGGCAATACACAAGAGAACATAAACTAAATCTAACGAGAGGCACAGACAGGATTAGAGTTCAGACCTTTAGTGCCTATGTGaaggccaggcaggcatggtggcccagctctaaccccagagcttgggaggtaACGATAGGGATCCCCAGAGCAGGCTAGCTCTGGActcaagagagaccctgcctcagtaattAAAGTGGAGAGCAAATGAGGAAGATATCAAAAATTACTGCCCTCctacgcgcgcacacacacacacacacacacacacacacacacacacacacacagacagacacacacacacacacacacacacacacacacacacacacacacacacacacacacacacacacacacacacacacacacacacagcacctaaATTGCTTCTCGTACAGGCTCATgcagttaatcccagcactcaggaggcagaggcaggcagatctttgcgagttccaggacaaccaaggctacacacaaaaacagtcttgaaaaaaataaaagaagccagtctttaaaaaaaccgcctttaagctgggcgtggtggcgcacgcctttaatcccagcactcgggaggcagaggcaggcggatcgctgtgagttcaaagccagcctggtctacaaagtgagtccaggatggccaaggctacacagagaaaccctgtcttgaaaaaccaaaaaaaaaaaaaaaacccgcctttaatcccagcactcgggaggcagaggcaggcagatcactgtgagttcaaggccagcctggtctacaaagtgagtccaggacagctaaggctacacagagaaaccctgtctcaaaaaaccaaaaagaatattcaagattatgttttgttttttgaaccaGGGTCTCAGTAGGTAGGCACCCTAACTGTCccggaacttgctgtgtaaaccaggccAGCCTCTAGGCACGTGACACCATGTCAGCAAATTCTTTTTTAACTTCTGCTGGATTTGGagctggagatggctctgtggttaagaacacagctACTCTCCCACAGGACCCAAAGTCTactcctagcacctacatgagggcgtacaaccacctgtaacttcattTCCATGGTATCtgacatgctcttctggcctcagcaggaacTGTATGCATGTGgcgcagacatacacacaggccaagtacatacatacatacaatctttaaaaataaataagcttatGTTGTacttgaatgagaatgtcccccacaggctcatgtgaaTACTTGTCCCCAGCTGATGGTGCTGTCTAGGTTATGGCGGCTTTAAGACATGAGGCCTTGctgaaagaaatgtaaaactgGAGGCAGACTTTGAAGTTTCATACCTTGGCTCTACTTTgtattctctctgcttcctgtgttccATGCCATGTGACCaccctgcttcctgactacaggctggcctcaccctTCCACTACCCTACCTTCTCTGTCATGCAAGCCTTCCTCCAAGTCTAATGAAAATTAGACttaagggggggggaggggggagatggagagatggctcagtggttaagagcactgcctatacccacacagcagctcacaactgtctgtaactccaagacctgacaccctcacaccaatgcacataaatcaaagttaaataaagtattttttaaaaaaagaaaattagggtttttttttccatttgaaagcTACATGTTTAAATCCACTGGGGTAAAACAACTAAGTTTATTGAAAATTAACATACTATGTCACACTATAACAAGAAACCCTGGGTTAGGGGGTGGGAAGTCCCAAAAGTTCTTTTTGGGGGAGTCCTTCTACCTCTTTGTTCCAGAGTTATCTCTCCAAGTCCAACTCTTCATGATTTAACATAGAA
This window of the Acomys russatus chromosome 1, mAcoRus1.1, whole genome shotgun sequence genome carries:
- the Cdca4 gene encoding cell division cycle-associated protein 4, encoding MFARGLKRKYGDQEEGVEGFGTVPSYSLQRQSLLDMSLVKLQLCHMLVEPNLCRSVLIANTVRQIQEEMSRDGVWHGMAPQNVERAPVDRLVSTEILCRTARGAEGEHPTSELEDGPLQSSVSELPIIGSVQGQRNPQSSLWEMDNPQENRGTFQKSLDQIFETLENKSPSSVEELFSDVDSSYYDLDTVLTGMMSGSKPSLSHGLESLTAASAPPSSTCKADLAELDHVVEILVET